A region from the Mycolicibacterium litorale genome encodes:
- a CDS encoding DUF5914 domain-containing protein, with translation MSVLADIKAAWAKSNPFQVLPRIDWAEQKPTYQDAQPALINDALKRAKSRPSGNWYPFAASDTIGGGPVGTSVAGVELVAWRGTGGRLHVGPADCPHLGADLSTGTVDCGALICPWHGLRLSGERREFGWKPLPAFDDGVLAWVRLDRVGGEEPTERPLIPVRPDEPTLAAVTRLVGVCEPDDVIANRLDPWHGAWFHPYSFTRLEVLSAPPAGDVPEEEDRFLVAVTFRIGRLGVPVVAEFVAPGPRTIVMRIVDGEGAGSVVETHASPVAPGPDGRPRTAVIEAVVAHSDRPRFGYGRKVAPLIIPLMRHAATRLWRDDLAYAERRYTVRTR, from the coding sequence ATGAGCGTGCTCGCCGACATCAAGGCCGCGTGGGCGAAATCGAATCCGTTCCAAGTACTTCCGCGTATCGACTGGGCCGAGCAGAAACCGACCTACCAGGATGCCCAGCCCGCGCTGATCAACGACGCGCTGAAGCGGGCGAAGTCCCGCCCCAGTGGCAACTGGTATCCGTTCGCGGCCAGCGACACGATCGGCGGCGGGCCGGTGGGGACCTCGGTGGCCGGAGTGGAACTGGTCGCGTGGCGGGGCACCGGCGGCCGACTGCACGTCGGCCCGGCCGACTGCCCCCATCTGGGTGCCGACCTGTCCACCGGAACCGTCGACTGCGGGGCGCTGATCTGCCCGTGGCACGGACTGCGGCTCTCCGGCGAGCGGCGGGAGTTCGGGTGGAAACCGTTGCCCGCCTTCGACGACGGGGTGCTGGCCTGGGTCCGGCTGGACCGCGTCGGCGGTGAGGAGCCGACGGAACGCCCCCTCATCCCGGTGCGCCCGGACGAACCGACGCTCGCGGCGGTGACCCGCCTGGTCGGGGTGTGCGAACCGGACGACGTGATCGCCAACCGGCTCGACCCGTGGCACGGCGCGTGGTTCCACCCGTACTCGTTCACCCGCCTGGAGGTGCTCAGCGCACCGCCCGCCGGTGACGTGCCCGAAGAGGAGGACCGCTTCCTCGTGGCGGTCACCTTCCGCATCGGCCGCCTCGGGGTGCCGGTGGTCGCCGAGTTCGTCGCCCCGGGGCCGCGCACGATCGTCATGCGGATCGTCGACGGCGAGGGCGCGGGCAGTGTGGTCGAGACCCACGCGAGCCCCGTCGCCCCCGGCCCCGACGGCCGGCCGCGCACGGCGGTGATCGAAGCCGTTGTGGCGCACTCGGATCGGCCCCGGTTCGGCTACGGCCGGAAGGTGGCGCCGCTGATCATTCCGCTCATGCGGCACGCCGCGACGCGGTTGTGGCGCGACGACCTGGCCTACGCGGAGCGGCGCTACACCGTCCGGACCCGCTGA
- a CDS encoding WS/DGAT/MGAT family O-acyltransferase encodes MKRLSGWDVLLLNSETPNVHQHTLKVAVVDTSEFEGEASFEVFCQTLRSRMHLLEPLRYELVDIPLRLHRPMWRENADVDLGYHVRRVRVPAPGGRRELDGLVGEIAGTPLDRSRPLWELYYAEGLADGRVAVIGKVHHALADGVASANLMARAMEWPDAAPGEAAPDAAPARVSTGALLRGAVGDHARKLTELPDVVRGSALGIHRLRRRSRQRRTHPDLARQFDPPPTFLNHKLAPARGFASATVSLVEAKEVSKHLGVTLNDLVLASAAGGLRELLLTYDGRADDPIIASVPAATDTSRDRVTGNALSTMLVSLPVHVDDPLEQVRLTRLAAGIAKENHDLLGPGTVGRWLEYVPPTVLRTVFGWTSRRRAPNQLFNVIVSNVPGPRRRGRIAGAVVTEIYSVGPLAAGSAMNITVWSYVDQLSISVLTDGETLADPHEATEAMTRAFSRIRGAAGFAVD; translated from the coding sequence GTGAAGCGGCTCAGCGGGTGGGACGTCCTGCTGCTGAACAGCGAGACGCCCAACGTGCACCAGCACACGCTGAAGGTGGCCGTCGTCGACACGTCGGAATTCGAGGGCGAGGCGAGCTTCGAGGTCTTCTGCCAGACCCTGCGCAGCCGGATGCACCTCCTCGAGCCCCTGCGATACGAGCTGGTCGACATCCCGCTGCGGCTGCACCGCCCGATGTGGCGGGAGAACGCCGACGTCGATCTCGGCTACCACGTGCGCCGGGTGCGGGTGCCCGCGCCGGGTGGGCGGCGGGAGCTCGACGGTCTCGTCGGCGAGATCGCCGGGACCCCGCTCGACCGCAGCCGTCCGCTGTGGGAGCTGTACTACGCCGAGGGGCTCGCGGACGGCCGGGTCGCGGTGATCGGGAAGGTGCATCACGCGCTCGCCGACGGTGTGGCCTCGGCGAACCTGATGGCGCGGGCGATGGAATGGCCGGACGCCGCGCCGGGTGAGGCGGCACCGGACGCGGCGCCCGCGCGGGTGTCGACGGGGGCGCTGCTGCGCGGGGCCGTCGGCGACCATGCGCGCAAGCTGACCGAGCTGCCGGACGTCGTCCGGGGCAGCGCGCTCGGGATCCACCGGCTGCGGCGCCGGTCGCGGCAGCGCCGCACGCATCCGGACCTGGCCCGCCAGTTCGACCCGCCGCCGACCTTCCTCAACCACAAGCTGGCACCGGCCCGCGGCTTCGCGAGCGCCACCGTGTCGCTCGTCGAGGCGAAGGAGGTCAGCAAGCACCTCGGCGTCACCCTCAACGATCTGGTGCTGGCGTCAGCGGCGGGTGGGCTGCGCGAACTGCTGCTGACCTATGACGGCCGCGCCGACGACCCGATCATCGCCTCGGTGCCCGCCGCCACCGACACCTCGAGGGACCGCGTCACCGGCAACGCGCTGAGCACCATGCTGGTGTCCCTTCCGGTGCACGTCGACGATCCCCTCGAACAGGTCCGGCTGACCCGTCTGGCCGCCGGGATCGCCAAGGAGAACCACGACCTGCTCGGCCCGGGCACCGTCGGGCGTTGGCTGGAGTACGTCCCGCCGACCGTGCTGCGCACCGTGTTCGGCTGGACGTCCAGGCGCAGGGCGCCCAATCAACTGTTCAACGTGATCGTCTCGAACGTCCCCGGTCCGCGCCGCCGGGGCCGCATCGCCGGGGCGGTGGTGACCGAGATCTATTCGGTGGGTCCGCTGGCCGCGGGCAGTGCCATGAACATCACCGTGTGGAGCTACGTCGACCAGCTGAGCATCTCGGTGCTCACCGACGGTGAGACGCTCGCCGACCCCCATGAGGCCACCGAGGCGATGACCCGCGCCTTCAGCCGCATCCGCGGCGCGGCCGGGTTCGCCGTCGACTGA
- a CDS encoding alpha/beta fold hydrolase — protein MPRLPGIPALAAVGDIPAGRTVELPGRGSTYVIDSGPQDGPTYLLLHSVACTGLMTWYPALEVVRQFGRVVVFDQRCHGHGISSPRFLLEDCADDVAALAEALGIRTFVPVGYSMGSLVAQLVWRRHRERVDGLVLCAGAAAVSRASYERLATGIFAAFIDAFSPPLRGPSLTPVSAAADGVFGVPQWLLGQFRTTSPGAITRAIAEITRFDSRSWVGDIDVPTSVVITMRDRAFGTGRQRWLADQIPGAHPVPVDAGHASCTLQSAKFVPALREAIGSVHERVLAAAAS, from the coding sequence ATGCCGAGACTTCCCGGAATCCCGGCGCTGGCCGCCGTCGGTGACATCCCTGCCGGGCGGACGGTCGAGCTGCCCGGGCGGGGCAGTACGTATGTCATCGACTCCGGCCCGCAGGACGGCCCGACCTATCTGCTGCTGCACTCGGTGGCCTGTACCGGGCTGATGACCTGGTATCCGGCGCTGGAGGTGGTCAGGCAGTTCGGTCGGGTGGTGGTGTTCGACCAGCGGTGTCACGGGCACGGCATCAGTTCGCCGCGGTTCCTGCTCGAGGACTGCGCCGACGACGTGGCCGCGCTCGCCGAGGCCCTCGGCATCCGGACGTTCGTCCCGGTCGGCTATTCGATGGGGTCACTCGTCGCCCAGCTGGTGTGGCGGCGGCACCGTGAACGCGTCGACGGACTCGTGCTGTGCGCCGGGGCCGCGGCGGTGTCCCGCGCGAGTTACGAGCGGTTGGCCACCGGCATCTTCGCGGCGTTCATCGACGCGTTCAGCCCGCCGCTGCGGGGGCCGTCGCTCACGCCGGTGTCCGCGGCGGCCGACGGCGTGTTCGGCGTACCGCAGTGGTTGCTCGGTCAGTTCCGCACGACCAGCCCCGGCGCGATCACCCGCGCCATCGCCGAGATCACCCGGTTCGATTCACGGTCGTGGGTCGGCGACATCGACGTGCCGACGTCGGTGGTGATCACGATGCGCGACCGTGCGTTCGGCACCGGCAGGCAACGCTGGCTGGCCGATCAGATACCCGGCGCGCACCCGGTGCCGGTGGACGCCGGCCACGCCAGTTGCACGTTGCAGTCCGCCAAATTCGTGCCCGCGCTGCGGGAGGCGATCGGTTCGGTGCACGAGCGCGTGCTCGCCGCCGCCGCATCGTGA